The Euphorbia lathyris chromosome 3, ddEupLath1.1, whole genome shotgun sequence genome contains a region encoding:
- the LOC136221834 gene encoding sulfite exporter TauE/SafE family protein 3-like isoform X2, with translation MIPRDFINILVLASLFIVAVADTQLTSTHNHTSQSHYGNRLHSPSKHVWPEMKFGWKLVMGTITGFIGAAFGSAAGIGGGGIFVPMLKLIIGFDAKSSIAISKFMSTKAFLRAIKTWNKETEAKKMEDAARCLESKFEVVVSKSSSEILSNKAKISVIENVYWKGVGLLFGVWFIILALQITKNYTKTCSVQYWILDFAQVPITSGLAIYETFRIYKGKRKISSKGEAGSNLSVPKLTFYCLCGLFAGIAGGLLGLGGGFILGPLFLEMGIPPQVSSATATFAMTFSASMSVVEYYLLKRIPIPYALYLFGVAIVAGIVGQYVVKKVIDMLGRASIIIFILSLTILISAIALGGVGIADMITDIEHKEYMGFENMCSLS, from the exons ATGATTCCTAGAGATTTCATTAACATTTTGGTTTTAGCTTCTTTATTCATAGTAGCAGTAGCAGACACACAACTAACTTCAACTCACAACCACACTTCTCAATCTCACTATGGAAACAGACTTCATTCACCTTCTAAACATGTCTGGCCG GAAATGAAATTTGGGTGGAAATTAGTGATGGGAACAATAACTGGATTTATCGGAGCAGCATTTGGCAGTGCAGCTGGTATTGGGGGAGGCGGCATTTTTGTTCCGATGCTTAAGCTAATTATCGGGTTCGATGCCAAATCATCAATCGCCATTTCCAAAT TTATGTCAACAAAGGCATTCTTGAGAGCTATCAAAACTTGGAACAAAGAAACGGAAGCAAAAAAGATG GAGGATGCTGCTAGATGCTTGGAATCCAAATTTGAAGTGGTAGTTTCGAAATCTTCCTCAGAAATACTAAGCAATAAGGCAAAG ATATCTGTAATTGAAAATGTTTACTGGAAGGGAGTTGGGCTTCTGTTTGGTGTCTGGTTTATCATACTTGCGCTGCAGATTACAAag AATTACACAAAAACTTGTTCAGTGCAATATTGGATATTGGACTTTGCTCAG GTGCCAATAACAAGTGGGTTAGCTATATATGAAACATTTAGAATTTAtaagggaaaaagaaagatatcaTCAAAAGGAGAGGCAGGAAGTAATTTGAGTGTGCCCAAATTGACATTTTACTGCTTATGTGGTTTATTTGCTGGCATTGCTGGAGGATTGCTTGGTCTTGGTGGAGGTTTTATTTTAGGTCCTCTTTTTCTTGAGATGGGAATCCCTCCTCAG gtGTCAAGTGCGACCGCCACATTTGCAATGACATTTTCTGCTTCCATGTCTGTAGTAGAATACTACCTCCTCAAACGTATCCCAATTCCATatg CTCTCTACTTATTTGGAGTGGCGATCGTTGCCGGGATTGTTGGGCAGTATGTGGTAAAGAAAGTGATAGATATGTTAGGAAGagcttctattattattttcattttgtCGTTGACAATTCTAATCAGTGCAATTGCATTAG GTGGGGTTGGGATAGCAGATATGATTACAGATATTGAGCACAAGGAGTATATGGGATTTGAAAACATGTGTTCACTTTCTTAA
- the LOC136221834 gene encoding sulfite exporter TauE/SafE family protein 3-like isoform X1 has translation MIPRDFINILVLASLFIVAVADTQLTSTHNHTSQSHYGNRLHSPSKHVWPEMKFGWKLVMGTITGFIGAAFGSAAGIGGGGIFVPMLKLIIGFDAKSSIAISKCMVTGSAASTVYYNLNQRHPTLDMPLIDYDLALLFQPMLVLGVSIGVTFNVIFSEWMITVLLIIIFIFMSTKAFLRAIKTWNKETEAKKMEDAARCLESKFEVVVSKSSSEILSNKAKISVIENVYWKGVGLLFGVWFIILALQITKNYTKTCSVQYWILDFAQVPITSGLAIYETFRIYKGKRKISSKGEAGSNLSVPKLTFYCLCGLFAGIAGGLLGLGGGFILGPLFLEMGIPPQVSSATATFAMTFSASMSVVEYYLLKRIPIPYALYLFGVAIVAGIVGQYVVKKVIDMLGRASIIIFILSLTILISAIALGGVGIADMITDIEHKEYMGFENMCSLS, from the exons ATGATTCCTAGAGATTTCATTAACATTTTGGTTTTAGCTTCTTTATTCATAGTAGCAGTAGCAGACACACAACTAACTTCAACTCACAACCACACTTCTCAATCTCACTATGGAAACAGACTTCATTCACCTTCTAAACATGTCTGGCCG GAAATGAAATTTGGGTGGAAATTAGTGATGGGAACAATAACTGGATTTATCGGAGCAGCATTTGGCAGTGCAGCTGGTATTGGGGGAGGCGGCATTTTTGTTCCGATGCTTAAGCTAATTATCGGGTTCGATGCCAAATCATCAATCGCCATTTCCAAAT GTATGGTGACAGGTTCGGCAGCTTCAACAGTATACTACAACTTGAACCAGAGACATCCGACTCTCGATATGCCATTAATTGACTATGATCTTGCTCTTTTATTCCAGCCAATGTTGGTTCTTGGAGTTAGCATTGGTGTTACTTTTAATGTCATTTTTTCTGAGTGGATGATTACAGTGTTACTAATTATCATCTTCATTT TTATGTCAACAAAGGCATTCTTGAGAGCTATCAAAACTTGGAACAAAGAAACGGAAGCAAAAAAGATG GAGGATGCTGCTAGATGCTTGGAATCCAAATTTGAAGTGGTAGTTTCGAAATCTTCCTCAGAAATACTAAGCAATAAGGCAAAG ATATCTGTAATTGAAAATGTTTACTGGAAGGGAGTTGGGCTTCTGTTTGGTGTCTGGTTTATCATACTTGCGCTGCAGATTACAAag AATTACACAAAAACTTGTTCAGTGCAATATTGGATATTGGACTTTGCTCAG GTGCCAATAACAAGTGGGTTAGCTATATATGAAACATTTAGAATTTAtaagggaaaaagaaagatatcaTCAAAAGGAGAGGCAGGAAGTAATTTGAGTGTGCCCAAATTGACATTTTACTGCTTATGTGGTTTATTTGCTGGCATTGCTGGAGGATTGCTTGGTCTTGGTGGAGGTTTTATTTTAGGTCCTCTTTTTCTTGAGATGGGAATCCCTCCTCAG gtGTCAAGTGCGACCGCCACATTTGCAATGACATTTTCTGCTTCCATGTCTGTAGTAGAATACTACCTCCTCAAACGTATCCCAATTCCATatg CTCTCTACTTATTTGGAGTGGCGATCGTTGCCGGGATTGTTGGGCAGTATGTGGTAAAGAAAGTGATAGATATGTTAGGAAGagcttctattattattttcattttgtCGTTGACAATTCTAATCAGTGCAATTGCATTAG GTGGGGTTGGGATAGCAGATATGATTACAGATATTGAGCACAAGGAGTATATGGGATTTGAAAACATGTGTTCACTTTCTTAA